The following are encoded together in the Methylorubrum sp. B1-46 genome:
- a CDS encoding DUF4167 domain-containing protein: protein MRGRNRPKGPNPLTRSYESNGPDVKIRGTAQHIADKYAQLARDALASGDPVAAENYFQHGEHYFRIITSAQEPGRPQVSQGYARNGFDEDEEGDDETVQGQGAEGGRPGFGYGTDEYGDPTQQPQPFERHDFDGRNQGRDRNERGDRNQRFQGRDRNERGDRNDRGQRFEGNRQDYNRGEPRQDFRQDRQDRPERQDRPERQDRPERQDRQDYPRQDGHRPDYRQDRRQDYRQDFGPQAQEGREGPRENRRDAARFENGRPEPSEAPRQEPRQDSRQEPRQEARPVEPRQETRAEAAPRSEGPVRPDSPAPRRGRGRASEASRAAAAEAADPSALPAFLMTATRNPAPPPADAPAPRSAPEPREAAPSAEVPAADDTPAPKPRRRRTRYKGAEGEAAPDQTDTPDAAE from the coding sequence ATGCGGGGTCGCAATCGGCCCAAGGGTCCGAATCCGCTGACGCGCTCCTACGAGTCGAACGGTCCCGACGTCAAAATCCGCGGCACCGCCCAGCACATCGCCGACAAGTACGCGCAGCTCGCCCGCGACGCCTTGGCGAGCGGCGATCCGGTCGCGGCGGAGAACTACTTCCAGCACGGCGAGCACTATTTCCGCATCATCACCAGTGCCCAGGAACCGGGCCGTCCTCAGGTCAGCCAGGGCTACGCCCGCAACGGCTTCGACGAGGACGAGGAGGGCGACGACGAGACCGTCCAGGGCCAGGGCGCCGAGGGGGGCCGCCCCGGCTTCGGCTACGGCACAGACGAGTACGGCGACCCGACCCAGCAGCCGCAGCCGTTCGAGCGCCACGACTTCGACGGCCGGAACCAGGGCCGCGACCGCAACGAGCGCGGAGACCGGAACCAGCGTTTCCAGGGCCGCGACCGCAACGAGCGTGGTGACCGCAACGACCGCGGTCAGCGCTTTGAGGGCAACCGGCAGGACTATAACCGCGGCGAGCCGCGGCAGGACTTCCGCCAGGATCGGCAAGACCGACCCGAGCGCCAAGATCGGCCCGAGCGTCAGGATCGGCCCGAGCGTCAGGACCGCCAGGACTATCCCCGTCAGGACGGTCATCGCCCGGATTACAGGCAGGACCGGCGCCAGGATTACCGGCAGGATTTCGGACCGCAGGCTCAGGAGGGCCGCGAGGGCCCGCGTGAGAACCGCCGCGACGCCGCGCGCTTCGAGAACGGTCGTCCGGAACCCTCCGAGGCGCCGCGGCAGGAGCCTCGCCAGGACTCGCGGCAGGAGCCGCGTCAAGAGGCGCGCCCGGTCGAGCCGCGCCAGGAAACCCGCGCCGAGGCTGCCCCACGCTCCGAGGGGCCGGTGCGTCCCGACAGCCCGGCGCCGCGGCGCGGGCGTGGCCGCGCAAGCGAGGCCAGCCGCGCGGCGGCGGCCGAAGCGGCCGATCCGTCGGCGCTGCCCGCCTTCCTGATGACGGCGACCCGCAATCCCGCTCCGCCGCCGGCCGATGCTCCGGCCCCGCGCTCCGCGCCGGAGCCGCGCGAAGCGGCCCCTAGCGCCGAAGTGCCCGCGGCCGACGACACGCCGGCGCCCAAGCCCCGGCGGCGTCGAACCCGCTACAAGGGTGCCGAGGGTGAGGCCGCTCCCGACCAGACGGATACGCCGGACGCGGCCGAGTAA
- the prmC gene encoding peptide chain release factor N(5)-glutamine methyltransferase, which produces MSFDHTLSREAALRHLVRVFEEAGLPEARTDARFLALHVLALTALDLSLRGREPIGAAGARALSEAAARRCAGEPVARIIGAWEFWGLPFALGPETLVPRPDTESVVEAALRLCPERDRPLRLIDLGTGSGCILVALLHERAKAFGIGLDRAEGALAVARRNAAGNGVGDRAAFLCGSWLDAVTGPFDLIVSNPPYIAASVVATLAPEVRLHDPHAALDGGADGLDAYRAILRGIARRPGLLAVGGALVLEIGYDQGAALTDLARAMGFEDVRVGRDLAGNDRVVTLRPSLAGR; this is translated from the coding sequence ATGAGCTTCGATCACACCCTCTCCCGTGAAGCCGCCCTGCGCCATCTCGTCCGCGTCTTCGAAGAGGCCGGCCTGCCGGAGGCGCGCACGGATGCCCGCTTCCTCGCCCTGCACGTCCTCGCGCTTACGGCCCTGGACCTCTCGCTCCGCGGGCGCGAGCCGATCGGCGCGGCCGGTGCACGCGCTCTAAGTGAAGCTGCGGCGCGTCGGTGCGCGGGCGAGCCGGTGGCGCGGATTATCGGCGCCTGGGAGTTCTGGGGGCTGCCCTTCGCGCTCGGACCGGAGACTCTGGTGCCGAGGCCCGACACCGAGAGCGTGGTGGAGGCCGCGCTACGGTTGTGTCCCGAGAGGGATCGTCCGCTTCGCCTGATCGATCTCGGCACCGGCTCCGGCTGCATCCTCGTGGCGCTGCTGCACGAGCGCGCCAAAGCCTTCGGCATCGGTCTCGACCGGGCGGAGGGCGCACTTGCGGTCGCCCGCCGGAACGCGGCGGGCAACGGCGTCGGCGACAGGGCCGCCTTCCTGTGCGGCTCCTGGCTCGATGCCGTGACCGGGCCATTCGACCTGATCGTTTCGAATCCGCCCTATATCGCCGCCTCCGTCGTCGCGACGCTCGCGCCGGAGGTACGCCTTCACGATCCGCACGCCGCACTCGACGGCGGCGCCGACGGCCTCGACGCCTACCGGGCGATTCTTCGCGGGATCGCGCGACGGCCCGGCCTGCTCGCCGTGGGCGGCGCCCTTGTCCTGGAGATCGGCTACGACCAGGGAGCAGCGCTCACCGACCTCGCGCGGGCGATGGGATTCGAGGATGTGCGTGTCGGCCGGGATCTCGCCGGCAACGACCGGGTCGTCACGCTTCGGCCATCCTTGGCGGGCAGGTGA
- the prfA gene encoding peptide chain release factor 1 translates to MTPIPSDRLDAILARHAFVTAQLADGSAEAETIVQLSRELSELDGVVAAIQHYRAAEANLAGIRALIDEPGGDPEMRALAAEEKPEAEEAMEAAHRALQLMLLPKDAADEKSAILEIRAGTGGDEAALFAGDLFRMYAKYAESKGWRVEVISESEGTVGGYREVVAEVKGRSVFSRLKFESGAHRVQRVPDTETQGRIHTSAATVAVLPEAEEVDVVVNEADLKIDTMRAQGAGGQHVNKTESAIRITHIPTGVVVFVQEERSQHKNRARAMALLRAKLFDAERTAKDSARAADRKAQVGSGDRSERIRTYNFPQGRVTDHRINLTLYKLEEVMAGPALDEVIDALVTEHQAELLAAEGMA, encoded by the coding sequence ATGACCCCCATTCCTTCCGATCGCCTCGACGCCATCCTGGCCCGGCATGCCTTCGTCACGGCGCAGCTCGCCGACGGCTCGGCCGAGGCCGAGACGATCGTGCAGCTCTCCCGCGAACTGTCGGAACTCGACGGCGTCGTCGCCGCGATCCAGCATTACCGGGCGGCGGAGGCCAACCTCGCCGGCATCCGCGCGTTGATCGACGAGCCCGGCGGTGATCCCGAGATGCGCGCGCTCGCGGCCGAGGAGAAGCCCGAAGCCGAGGAAGCGATGGAGGCGGCCCACCGCGCGCTGCAGCTCATGCTGCTGCCCAAGGATGCGGCCGACGAGAAGAGCGCGATCCTCGAAATCCGCGCCGGCACCGGCGGCGACGAGGCGGCCCTGTTCGCGGGCGACCTGTTCCGGATGTACGCGAAATACGCCGAGTCGAAGGGCTGGCGCGTCGAGGTGATCTCGGAGAGCGAGGGCACCGTCGGCGGCTACCGCGAGGTGGTCGCCGAGGTGAAGGGCCGCTCGGTGTTCTCGCGGCTCAAGTTCGAGAGCGGGGCCCACCGCGTCCAGCGCGTGCCCGACACCGAGACGCAGGGGCGTATCCACACCTCCGCCGCCACCGTCGCCGTGCTGCCCGAGGCCGAGGAGGTCGATGTCGTCGTCAACGAGGCCGATCTGAAGATCGACACCATGCGAGCGCAGGGCGCCGGCGGCCAGCACGTCAACAAGACCGAGTCGGCGATCCGCATCACCCACATCCCGACCGGCGTGGTGGTGTTCGTGCAGGAGGAGCGCTCGCAGCATAAGAACCGGGCGCGCGCCATGGCGCTGCTGCGGGCCAAGCTGTTCGACGCCGAGCGCACGGCCAAGGATTCGGCGCGGGCCGCCGACCGCAAGGCGCAGGTCGGCTCCGGCGACCGCTCCGAGCGCATCCGCACCTACAACTTCCCGCAAGGGCGCGTCACCGACCACCGCATCAACCTGACCCTCTACAAGCTGGAGGAGGTCATGGCCGGCCCGGCACTCGACGAGGTGATCGACGCGCTGGTCACCGAGCATCAGGCGGAATTGCTGGCAGCTGAGGGGATGGCGTGA
- the ptsP gene encoding phosphoenolpyruvate--protein phosphotransferase, which yields MPAAPGGPRLLLRRLREAMAEPVSPQQRLDRIVVLIAANVIAEVCSVYVVRDDNTLELFATEGLNRDAVHITRMRADEGLVGLIAKTAEPLALSDAQSHPSFSYRPETGEEIYHAFLGVPLLRAGNTLGVLVVQNKTYRVYSEEEIEALQTTAMVLAELIASGELQALAPGAGSAARRPVSQRGVALADGIGLGHVVLHEPRIVVKTLIAENVEREVERLESAIEDVRSAIDELVERGDGLSSGESREILETVRMFAHDKGWLRRMREAVQSGLTAEAAVERVQSDNRARMLRQSDPYLRDRLHDLDDLANRLLRRLVGQEGRGGDGLPENAILVARSMGPAALLDYDRARLRGVVLEEGGPTSHIAIVARALGIPAVGEIANATGLCDSGDAIIVDGLSGEVQIRPTPEVEASYAEMVRLRARRQEQYRALRDVPAVTRDGVKIGLHLNAGLLVDLTHLHETGAEGVGLFRTELQFMIAERMPSAAEQQTLYEAVYSATGDLPVTIRTLDIGGDKILPYMPALEEENPALGWRAIRIGLDRPALLRVQLRALLKAAAGRPIKIMFPMVATVEEFTRARDIVEREKAHLRRHGYLLPSDCRLGAMVEVPSLLFQIDEIAREADFLSVGSNDLMQFLFAVDRENRRVANRFDPLCGAAMRAFRLIAERATAQGCPATVCGEIGGRPLEALALIGLGFREFSMSPAAIGPVKAMVLSAHAGEVSQLIEAELTRVTDGASVRPALAAYAKANGVPI from the coding sequence ATGCCCGCTGCGCCCGGAGGCCCGCGCCTGCTGCTGCGCCGGCTCCGCGAAGCCATGGCGGAGCCGGTCAGTCCGCAGCAGCGCCTCGACCGGATCGTCGTCCTCATTGCGGCGAACGTGATCGCCGAGGTGTGCTCGGTCTACGTGGTGCGCGATGACAACACCCTCGAACTGTTTGCAACCGAGGGTCTGAATCGCGACGCGGTCCACATCACCCGTATGCGCGCCGACGAGGGCCTCGTCGGCCTGATCGCCAAGACCGCCGAGCCGCTGGCGCTGTCCGACGCACAGTCGCACCCCTCGTTCTCGTATCGGCCGGAAACGGGCGAGGAGATCTACCACGCCTTCCTCGGCGTGCCGCTGTTGCGGGCCGGGAATACGCTCGGCGTGCTGGTGGTTCAGAACAAGACCTACCGGGTTTATTCTGAGGAGGAGATCGAGGCGCTCCAGACCACCGCCATGGTGCTGGCGGAGCTGATCGCCTCGGGCGAACTCCAAGCGCTGGCCCCCGGCGCCGGCAGTGCCGCGCGCCGCCCGGTGAGCCAGCGCGGCGTCGCGCTCGCCGACGGGATCGGCCTCGGCCACGTCGTGCTGCACGAGCCGCGCATCGTCGTGAAGACGCTGATCGCCGAGAATGTCGAGCGCGAGGTCGAGCGGCTGGAATCGGCGATCGAGGATGTGCGCTCGGCCATCGACGAGCTGGTCGAGCGCGGCGACGGCCTCAGTTCGGGCGAGTCCCGCGAGATCCTCGAAACGGTCCGCATGTTCGCCCACGACAAGGGTTGGCTGCGGCGGATGCGCGAGGCGGTCCAGTCGGGCCTCACCGCAGAGGCCGCGGTCGAGCGGGTGCAGTCGGACAACCGCGCCCGGATGCTGCGCCAGAGCGACCCGTATCTCCGCGACCGCCTGCACGACCTCGACGATCTCGCCAACCGCCTGCTGCGCCGCCTCGTCGGCCAGGAGGGGCGCGGCGGCGACGGGTTGCCGGAGAACGCGATCTTGGTCGCCCGCTCGATGGGGCCGGCCGCACTGCTCGACTACGACCGGGCGCGCCTGCGCGGCGTCGTGCTGGAGGAGGGGGGGCCGACGAGCCACATCGCCATCGTCGCCCGCGCGCTCGGCATTCCCGCGGTCGGCGAGATCGCCAACGCCACCGGCCTCTGCGACTCGGGCGACGCGATCATCGTCGACGGCCTCTCCGGCGAGGTCCAGATCCGGCCGACCCCCGAGGTCGAGGCCTCCTATGCCGAGATGGTGCGCCTGCGCGCCCGGCGGCAGGAGCAGTACCGGGCCCTGCGCGACGTGCCCGCCGTCACCCGCGACGGCGTCAAGATCGGCCTCCATCTCAACGCCGGCCTGCTGGTCGATCTCACCCATCTGCACGAGACCGGGGCGGAGGGCGTCGGCCTGTTCCGCACCGAGCTGCAATTCATGATTGCCGAGCGGATGCCCTCGGCGGCCGAGCAGCAGACGCTCTACGAGGCAGTCTATTCGGCGACCGGCGACTTGCCGGTCACGATCCGCACCCTCGACATCGGCGGGGACAAGATCCTCCCCTACATGCCGGCGCTCGAGGAGGAGAACCCGGCGCTCGGCTGGCGGGCGATCCGCATCGGCCTCGACCGGCCGGCGCTGCTGCGGGTGCAGCTGCGGGCGCTCCTCAAGGCGGCGGCCGGGCGCCCGATCAAGATCATGTTCCCGATGGTCGCCACCGTCGAGGAGTTCACCCGCGCCCGCGACATCGTCGAGCGCGAGAAGGCGCATCTGCGCCGCCACGGCTACCTCCTGCCGAGCGATTGCCGCCTCGGCGCGATGGTCGAGGTGCCCTCGCTGCTGTTCCAGATCGACGAGATCGCCCGCGAGGCGGACTTCCTGTCGGTCGGCTCCAACGACCTGATGCAGTTCCTGTTCGCGGTCGATCGCGAGAACCGGCGCGTGGCCAACCGCTTCGATCCTCTCTGCGGGGCGGCGATGCGCGCTTTCCGCTTGATCGCCGAGCGCGCGACCGCGCAAGGCTGCCCCGCCACCGTCTGCGGCGAGATCGGCGGGCGCCCGCTCGAGGCGCTGGCGCTGATCGGCCTCGGATTCCGCGAGTTCTCGATGTCACCGGCCGCGATCGGCCCGGTCAAGGCGATGGTCCTCTCCGCCCATGCCGGCGAGGTCTCGCAACTGATCGAGGCCGAGCTGACCCGCGTGACCGACGGCGCCTCGGTCCGGCCCGCGCTTGCGGCGTATGCGAAGGCGAACGGCGTGCCTATCTGA
- a CDS encoding aspartate kinase — protein sequence MPRLVMKFGGTSVANVDRIRNVARHVAREVSAGYEVAVVVSAMSGKTNELVGWVKDADPLYGAAEYDTVVASGEQVTSGLLAIALNKDGIKARSWQGWQIPIHTSDAHGSARIEGIDPKNLDEGFKRGEVAVIAGFQGVNAETGRIATLGRGGSDTSAVAIAAAIGAERCDIYTDVDGVYTTDPRVVPKAQRMERVTFEEMLEMASLGAKVLQVRSVELAMVHRVPTTVRSSFDPPDAARPGTLICDEDQIVEQQIITGIAFSKDEAQITLRAVKDSPGIAAAIFGPLADANINVDMIIQTVSGDQSTTDMTFTVPAAEYERSRAILDAQRDTIQFGQIEGATDVVKVSAIGVGMRSHAGVAAKAFRALAQKGINIRAITTSEIKFSVLIDAAYTELAVRTLHSLYGLDQA from the coding sequence ATGCCCCGTTTGGTGATGAAATTCGGCGGCACCTCCGTCGCCAACGTCGACCGCATCCGCAACGTGGCGCGCCACGTCGCCCGCGAGGTCTCGGCCGGCTACGAGGTCGCGGTCGTGGTCTCGGCGATGTCGGGCAAGACCAACGAACTGGTCGGCTGGGTCAAGGACGCCGATCCGCTCTACGGCGCGGCGGAGTACGACACCGTCGTGGCGTCCGGCGAGCAGGTCACCTCGGGCTTGCTCGCGATCGCGCTCAACAAGGACGGCATCAAGGCCCGTTCCTGGCAGGGCTGGCAGATCCCGATCCACACCTCCGACGCGCACGGCTCGGCCCGAATCGAGGGCATCGACCCGAAGAACCTCGACGAGGGTTTCAAGCGCGGCGAGGTCGCCGTCATCGCCGGCTTCCAGGGCGTGAACGCCGAGACCGGCCGGATCGCGACGCTGGGACGCGGCGGCTCGGATACGTCCGCGGTCGCCATCGCTGCCGCCATCGGCGCCGAGCGCTGCGACATCTACACGGACGTGGACGGGGTCTACACCACCGATCCGCGCGTGGTGCCCAAGGCCCAGCGCATGGAGCGCGTGACCTTCGAGGAGATGCTGGAGATGGCGTCTCTGGGCGCCAAGGTGCTTCAGGTGCGCTCGGTCGAGCTCGCCATGGTGCACCGGGTGCCGACCACGGTGCGCTCCTCCTTCGATCCCCCCGATGCCGCGCGGCCGGGCACCCTCATCTGCGACGAGGACCAAATCGTGGAACAGCAGATCATCACCGGCATCGCCTTCTCGAAGGACGAGGCGCAGATCACCCTGCGCGCCGTGAAGGACAGTCCCGGCATCGCCGCGGCGATCTTCGGCCCGCTGGCGGATGCCAACATCAATGTCGACATGATCATCCAGACCGTGTCCGGCGACCAATCGACCACCGACATGACCTTCACCGTGCCGGCGGCCGAGTACGAGCGCTCCCGCGCCATCCTCGACGCCCAGCGCGACACGATCCAGTTCGGTCAGATCGAGGGCGCCACCGATGTCGTGAAGGTGTCGGCGATCGGCGTCGGCATGCGCTCGCATGCGGGCGTTGCAGCCAAGGCCTTCCGGGCGCTGGCGCAGAAGGGTATCAACATTCGCGCGATCACCACCTCCGAGATCAAGTTCTCGGTCCTGATCGATGCCGCCTACACGGAGCTTGCCGTGCGCACGCTCCACTCGCTATACGGCCTCGACCAGGCCTGA
- the ubiG gene encoding bifunctional 2-polyprenyl-6-hydroxyphenol methylase/3-demethylubiquinol 3-O-methyltransferase UbiG: MTGASIDRDEVARFDALAARWWDERGPMAVLHKFNPVRVGYIRDEACRIFDRDPAAPFPLEGLTVIDIGCGGGVLSEPLARLGATVTGLDPATGNIVAARAHAEAEGLAIDYRDETIEAVAARGERFDIVLAMEVVEHVSDRAGFLRACCTTVKPGGLLFAATLNRTMRSFALAIVGAEYVLRWLPRGTHDWEKFVTPAELSADIAAGGLTVTDTTGVVYNPLGDSWRASRDTGVNYMVAAHRPA, from the coding sequence ATGACGGGTGCCTCGATCGACCGGGACGAAGTGGCGCGCTTCGACGCCCTGGCCGCGCGCTGGTGGGATGAGCGCGGGCCGATGGCGGTTCTGCACAAGTTCAATCCGGTCCGGGTCGGCTATATCCGCGACGAGGCCTGCCGCATCTTCGACCGCGACCCGGCCGCACCCTTTCCCCTCGAAGGGCTGACCGTCATCGATATCGGCTGCGGCGGCGGCGTGCTGTCGGAGCCTCTGGCGCGGCTCGGCGCGACGGTCACGGGCCTCGATCCGGCAACCGGCAACATCGTGGCGGCCCGCGCCCACGCCGAGGCCGAGGGGCTCGCCATCGATTACCGCGACGAGACCATCGAGGCGGTGGCGGCGCGGGGCGAGCGCTTCGACATCGTGCTCGCCATGGAGGTGGTGGAGCACGTCTCCGACCGCGCCGGCTTCCTGCGCGCCTGCTGCACCACCGTGAAGCCCGGCGGCCTGCTGTTCGCCGCCACCCTCAACCGGACCATGCGCTCCTTCGCGCTCGCCATCGTCGGGGCCGAGTACGTGCTGCGCTGGCTGCCGCGGGGCACCCACGATTGGGAGAAGTTCGTGACGCCGGCCGAACTGTCCGCCGACATCGCGGCCGGCGGCCTCACCGTCACCGACACCACCGGCGTGGTCTACAATCCGCTGGGCGATTCCTGGCGCGCAAGCCGCGACACGGGAGTGAACTACATGGTCGCGGCCCACCGCCCCGCCTGA
- a CDS encoding YbhB/YbcL family Raf kinase inhibitor-like protein has translation MLEKLPHAVGEALSGLRAGAEKAAFHTVAAEAPPTLRVTSEAFADTAPIPARYTADGDGLSPPLAVAGVPEDAAALVLFVEDPDAPSPHPLVHLIAWNLTPEDQGFPEGTFAGPAGNGARYDLGRNSFLKDGWLPPDPPTGHGPHHYLFQVFALARPAELPASPGRTALLDALRGNVIAKGLLTGTCERP, from the coding sequence ATGCTCGAAAAGCTGCCGCACGCTGTCGGCGAAGCCCTGTCCGGCCTCAGGGCCGGCGCGGAGAAGGCCGCGTTCCACACGGTCGCCGCGGAAGCTCCCCCGACCTTGCGCGTGACGAGCGAGGCCTTCGCCGACACGGCGCCGATCCCCGCCCGCTACACGGCGGACGGCGACGGGCTCTCGCCGCCGCTCGCCGTCGCCGGCGTGCCGGAGGATGCGGCGGCCCTGGTGCTGTTCGTCGAGGATCCGGACGCGCCCTCCCCTCACCCCCTCGTTCACCTCATCGCCTGGAACCTGACACCGGAAGACCAGGGGTTCCCGGAAGGGACCTTCGCGGGCCCGGCCGGCAACGGCGCTCGATACGATCTCGGCCGCAACTCGTTCCTGAAGGACGGCTGGCTGCCTCCGGACCCGCCGACGGGGCATGGGCCGCACCACTACCTTTTCCAGGTCTTCGCACTGGCCCGCCCCGCGGAACTGCCCGCCTCGCCGGGCCGCACCGCCCTGCTCGATGCACTCCGAGGCAACGTGATCGCCAAGGGCCTGCTGACGGGGACCTGCGAGCGTCCTTGA